In the genome of Streptomyces collinus, one region contains:
- a CDS encoding DUF3224 domain-containing protein: MPGTTRTVTTTGHFTFADWQERVIAPGEDANPRLAHASVRNSFSGGIEATGTSCEYSIVYVTAKTGSFSGMELLTGRVEGREGSFAVEERGFFGEDGTVHCTFEVVPGSGSGELTGLTGKGDFTARHGETAVAYRFAYELTE; encoded by the coding sequence ATGCCCGGCACCACCCGCACCGTCACCACCACCGGTCACTTCACCTTCGCCGACTGGCAGGAACGCGTGATCGCCCCCGGCGAGGACGCGAACCCCCGCCTCGCCCACGCCTCCGTCCGGAACTCCTTCTCGGGCGGTATCGAGGCGACCGGGACGAGCTGCGAGTACTCGATCGTCTACGTCACCGCGAAGACCGGCTCCTTCAGCGGCATGGAACTCCTCACCGGCCGCGTCGAGGGCCGTGAGGGGAGCTTCGCGGTGGAGGAGCGGGGGTTCTTCGGCGAGGACGGCACCGTGCACTGCACCTTCGAGGTGGTGCCGGGGTCGGGGAGCGGAGAGCTGACCGGCCTCACCGGAAAGGGCGACTTCACCGCACGGCACGGTGAGACGGCGGTGGCGTACCGCTTCGCCTACGAGCTGACGGAGTAG
- a CDS encoding aminoglycoside phosphotransferase family protein codes for MPRVIDIPRELAASQVKFNKEAGRAFIAGLPEQSARFLDHWDLRPDGPPMHGVSALVLPVARADGTPAVLKLQILDEESEGEPVALRAWNGDGAVRLLDHDEPTGTMLLERLDETRMLSHVPDAHEAVVTIAGLLAHLTSFPAPPGMRRLGDIAGGMLDRTPWALARIPDPESRRLVADCAAALREVVDEPGDRLLHWDLHDENVLASDRAPWLAIDPKPLAGDPGFELWPALDNRYDPDDILWRFDAMTDILTLDRPRAHAWTLARLLQNTLWDIEDGRPVDDAQLEIARRLRGRGL; via the coding sequence GTGCCGAGGGTGATCGACATTCCCCGGGAACTGGCGGCATCACAGGTGAAGTTCAACAAAGAGGCGGGCCGCGCCTTCATCGCCGGACTACCGGAGCAGTCGGCCCGCTTCCTCGACCACTGGGACCTCAGACCCGACGGACCACCCATGCACGGCGTCTCCGCCCTGGTCCTCCCCGTGGCCCGCGCCGACGGCACCCCGGCGGTCCTCAAACTCCAGATCCTCGACGAGGAGAGCGAGGGCGAACCGGTCGCACTGCGCGCCTGGAACGGCGACGGGGCCGTCCGTCTCCTCGACCACGACGAGCCGACCGGCACGATGCTGCTGGAACGCCTCGACGAGACCCGCATGCTGTCCCACGTGCCGGACGCCCACGAGGCCGTGGTCACCATCGCCGGGCTCCTGGCCCACCTCACGTCCTTCCCGGCCCCGCCCGGCATGCGCCGCCTCGGCGACATAGCCGGCGGCATGCTCGACCGGACCCCCTGGGCCCTGGCCCGCATCCCCGACCCGGAATCCCGCCGCCTGGTCGCCGACTGCGCGGCCGCGCTGCGCGAGGTCGTCGACGAGCCGGGCGACCGCCTCCTCCACTGGGACCTGCACGACGAGAACGTCCTCGCCTCCGACCGCGCCCCCTGGCTCGCGATCGACCCCAAGCCCCTCGCCGGCGACCCCGGCTTCGAACTGTGGCCGGCCCTCGACAACCGCTACGACCCCGACGACATCCTCTGGCGCTTCGACGCCATGACCGACATCCTCACCCTGGACCGCCCCCGAGCCCACGCCTGGACCCTCGCCCGCCTCCTCCAGAACACCCTGTGGGACATCGAGGACGGCCGCCCCGTCGACGACGCCCAGCTGGAGATCGCCCGGCGGCTGCGGGGTCGCGGCCTGTGA